One Deltaproteobacteria bacterium DNA segment encodes these proteins:
- a CDS encoding methylated-DNA--[protein]-cysteine S-methyltransferase, with the protein MRRANNIADKQIVTPLYYDYYESPIGLLEVGGTAEAITSLSFVQSPRPAYDSHPAVREAVRQLDEYFYHRRQDFHLKIHMDGTGFQKKVWRQLLEVPYGRLASYRDIAVAIGRPRAVRAVGAANGKNPIALVVPCHRIIGSNGKLIGYGSGLWRKEWLLRHEGSI; encoded by the coding sequence ATGCGCAGAGCCAACAATATTGCTGACAAACAAATTGTGACGCCTCTATACTACGACTACTATGAATCGCCCATCGGTCTCCTCGAGGTGGGCGGCACTGCTGAGGCCATAACCTCCCTGAGCTTTGTCCAGAGTCCGCGGCCAGCATATGACTCTCATCCAGCCGTACGCGAGGCTGTCCGCCAGCTGGACGAGTATTTCTACCATCGACGCCAGGATTTCCACCTGAAGATCCACATGGACGGAACCGGGTTTCAGAAAAAGGTCTGGCGGCAATTGCTCGAGGTTCCTTATGGACGGCTGGCCTCCTACCGCGATATTGCCGTGGCCATAGGCAGACCCCGGGCCGTGAGGGCCGTGGGTGCAGCCAATGGCAAGAACCCGATTGCTCTGGTGGTGCCCTGTCATCGTATCATCGGCAGCAACGGCAAATTGATTGGCTATGGCAGCGGCTTGTGGAGGAAAGAGTGGCTGCTCAGGCATGAAGGATCTATTTGA
- a CDS encoding glutamate-5-semialdehyde dehydrogenase, whose protein sequence is MDTRQAALQAKGAAIQLAAVGGELKKRALAAIATTLEKRTNDIVSANRQDLERSRKENLAAPLLKRLKFDEAKIKEACQGLQSLQALANPVGVTLSAMELDEGLELYKVSCPIGVIGVIFESRPDALVQISSLCLMSGNAVLLKGGSEAAETNRILAEIIYQTSVKAGIPAGWLALLETRADVAEMLRLDEYIDLIVPRGSNAFVQHIMANTNIPVLGHAEGICHVYVDRTADLQMAERIVLDSKCQYVAVCNAAETLLVHRDAAKALLPQLQKSLEQKGVEIRGCEETGKIIEVVRATEEDWRTEYLDLILAVKIVDSLQEAIEHINKYGSGHTDVIVTGDRSRGLEFMNLVDSADVFLNCSSRFSDGYRYGLGAEVGISTNKIHARGPVGMEGLLIYKWLLFGNGHIVADYTGEKAKSFIHRKLQKKFNQVV, encoded by the coding sequence ATGGATACCAGGCAGGCAGCCTTGCAAGCAAAAGGGGCGGCAATTCAGTTGGCGGCAGTTGGTGGCGAGTTAAAAAAGCGGGCTCTTGCTGCGATTGCCACAACACTTGAAAAGAGAACAAATGACATTGTCTCTGCAAATCGCCAGGACTTGGAGAGATCCAGAAAAGAGAATCTTGCCGCACCTCTATTGAAGCGACTGAAATTTGACGAGGCGAAGATCAAGGAGGCTTGCCAGGGGCTGCAAAGTTTGCAGGCACTGGCGAATCCTGTGGGTGTGACTTTGAGTGCCATGGAGCTGGATGAGGGCCTGGAACTCTATAAAGTGAGCTGTCCTATCGGTGTGATCGGGGTAATCTTTGAATCGAGGCCTGATGCTTTGGTGCAAATATCTTCACTGTGCCTCATGAGCGGCAATGCTGTGCTTTTGAAGGGTGGCAGTGAGGCTGCAGAGACGAACCGCATACTGGCTGAGATTATTTACCAGACGAGTGTCAAGGCAGGGATCCCCGCAGGTTGGCTGGCTCTGCTCGAAACGCGGGCAGATGTGGCGGAAATGCTGCGACTCGACGAGTACATTGATCTGATTGTCCCCCGGGGAAGCAATGCCTTTGTGCAACACATAATGGCCAATACCAATATTCCAGTCCTGGGACATGCTGAGGGCATCTGTCACGTGTATGTGGACAGGACAGCCGATCTGCAAATGGCCGAGAGAATCGTGCTGGACAGCAAGTGCCAGTATGTGGCTGTGTGCAATGCAGCTGAGACACTGCTGGTACACCGGGATGCAGCAAAGGCGCTGCTGCCGCAGCTGCAAAAGAGTCTGGAGCAAAAAGGGGTAGAAATCCGGGGCTGCGAGGAGACAGGTAAGATTATCGAGGTGGTCCGGGCGACAGAGGAAGATTGGCGAACAGAGTACCTGGACCTGATCCTGGCAGTCAAAATAGTAGACAGTTTGCAGGAGGCAATCGAACACATCAACAAGTATGGCTCAGGACATACAGATGTGATTGTAACTGGGGACAGAAGCAGAGGCCTCGAGTTTATGAACCTGGTAGATTCTGCTGATGTTTTTCTGAACTGCAGCAGCAGATTCAGCGACGGTTATCGCTACGGCCTGGGCGCAGAGGTGGGCATCAGTACCAACAAGATACACGCCAGGGGTCCTGTGGGCATGGAGGGGTTGTTGATCTACAAGTGGCTGCTTTTTGGCAATGGCCATATAGTTGCTGACTACACCGGGGAAAAAGCAAAATCATTCATTCATAGAAAACTTCAAAAAAAGTTCAACCAGGTAGTGTAG